From Candidatus Atribacteria bacterium:
GCGTTATTTAAGGAGATATCGATCTATTCCCAAAAATATAAAAAGAGCCGCATAAAAACTATTTATTTAGGGGGAGGGACTCCCACCATTTTACCCGGAGTACAGATTGGCAATATATTAGATTTTTGTAAAGACAAATTTAATATTGAACAAAATGCAGAGATAACTATTGAAGCAAATCCTGGGACGTTAGATGGTGAAAAAATAAAATTCCTCATTGGATCGGGAATAAATAGATTAAGTTTAGGAGCACAGAGTTTTAGTGATAGATTGTTAAAGAAATTAGGTAGAATACATAATACCCAGGATATTATCGATACTTTTCATTTAGCTCGCGAAGCAGGCTTTAACAATATCAATTTAGACATCATGTTTGCTCTACCGGGCCAAACTACCGAAGATTTTAAAGCTACTTTGAAAAAAGCTGTTTCCTTGTATCCAGATCACTTATCCTTATATAATCTTACCATAAACGAGGGAACAGAATATTATGAAGAACACCAAAGAAATAACTTGAAGCTTCCCACGGAAGATGATGAATTTGTTATGTACCATTGGGCAATTAGTTTTTTAAAAAAGAATCATTTTGAGCATTATGAAATTGCGAATTTTGCCCAACCTCATAAGAGATCGCTTCATAATCTTATTTATTGGCAAAATCAACCCTATTTAGGGATAGGGGCGGGAGCCTATTCTTTTATAAGAGGGTATCGTTATTCAAATTTTAAAGATCCGGTAAAATATATCAAAGAAATAAGCAATGATAAATTACCTGTCGACCATGGAGAAAAATTATCCTTAAGAAAAAGAATGATAGAAACCTTAATTTTAGGCTTAAGGACTAAAGATGGGGTAAGTTTTAAAGAATTTTTAAAAAGATTTAAAGTTGATATGAATAGTATCTTTCACAAACAAATTAATAAATTAGTTAATTTAAGACTATTACTAAAAGATGATT
This genomic window contains:
- a CDS encoding oxygen-independent coproporphyrinogen III oxidase; this encodes MKLGLYLHFPFCKAKCPYCDFNSYPLKEDNQISSYISALFKEISIYSQKYKKSRIKTIYLGGGTPTILPGVQIGNILDFCKDKFNIEQNAEITIEANPGTLDGEKIKFLIGSGINRLSLGAQSFSDRLLKKLGRIHNTQDIIDTFHLAREAGFNNINLDIMFALPGQTTEDFKATLKKAVSLYPDHLSLYNLTINEGTEYYEEHQRNNLKLPTEDDEFVMYHWAISFLKKNHFEHYEIANFAQPHKRSLHNLIYWQNQPYLGIGAGAYSFIRGYRYSNFKDPVKYIKEISNDKLPVDHGEKLSLRKRMIETLILGLRTKDGVSFKEFLKRFKVDMNSIFHKQINKLVNLRLLLKDDCQIKLTKKGIFLANVVFREFVD